The DNA segment ACACATCTATTAATGAGCGGGGTTAATATAAGAGAAGTTCAGGAATTATTAGGTCATAAAAATGTTGAAACAACCATGATTTATACTCATGTAATGAGGGATATGTCAAACGCTCCCAAAAGCCCGCTGGACAGTCTTTATAAAAAGGGCTGAAAATTGAAATCAAGCGAATTATGGTAAAATATTTAATATTCTTAAAGAGGAGGTGTCAGCTATGCAGACTATATCTTTAAAAAGTAATTCGCCTGATATGGTTATTCCGCTTTTAAAAAACGCCTTAGACAGAGAAAAGCGTATTTTGATGGAGACCCTTAAAATAACCAGAGATAAGATTAACAAATTGGCTGATAATCTTGGTGTTGATATTAACAAGCTCATGAGGGGTGAGATTGAGCATACCGAAGCCAACGACATGAAACTTATAGAACTTGAAGGCGAAATTGAGATTTCAAAACATATTGAAGCTGAACTTAAGGAACTCGAATCAGTTGAGATATGCAAGTAAAGGACTATCTCAATGAGATTCTCAATATACTTGCAGTAAATCCTTACGTTG comes from the Nitrospirota bacterium genome and includes:
- a CDS encoding tyrosine-type recombinase/integrase codes for the protein THLLMSGVNIREVQELLGHKNVETTMIYTHVMRDMSNAPKSPLDSLYKKG